The DNA segment GCTTGCCATAAACCGTACGTGAAAGTATCGGAAAATCAGCTCTAACCTTATTTATATCGTACATATATTTCTTATTTACAGAGTTTACAACCTTCGCATTTGCTCAATTCTCCACGGAATCGTTTCTCTACCAGATGGTGCAGACGATCACGTAAAGGTTCCAGCTTGATGCTGTCTATAACTTGATTTACAAATGCGAACTCCAACAATAGTTTAGCTTCATCCATACTTATTCCGCGCTGACGCATATAGAACATAGCAGCATCATTTAACTGACCTACAGTACTACCATGCGAACATTTCACGTCATCAGCATATATCTCAAGCATTGGCTGTGTATACATTCTTGCATTCTTAGTAGTACAAAGATTCTGATTAGTCTCCTGCGAAGTTGTCTTCTGAGCATCATGACGTACCAGTACACGACCGGCAAAAGCACCTACAGATTTATCTCCAAGTACATACTTATATAGTTCATGACTACTGCAATGGCCTACTTTATGATCTATCAGCGTATTATTGTCTACACGTTGATCCTTATCTGCTATCACACATCCGCATAAGTTACATTCAGCACCCTCTCCATTAAATACAAGGTCTGTACGGTTGCGCGTAACGCCATTATGAAGAGTTATTATATTATGATTAACACGACTATTAGCCTGCTGATCAATATACAGATTACTTACACGTACATTCTTTGCATGAGTCTCTTCCAGACAATACAAGTCTAGTCCTGCATTGTCACCAACATAAGCTTCGATAACCTGTGTAGTAAGGAAATTGCAATCATCTGCTGCATGGTCGCAAAACAAGAGTTTAATTTCAGCCCCTTCTTCTACGATGATAAGAACACGACGGTTAGCCATCAGGTCTACATCAGAGCGTAATATATTAATAACCTGTACAGGACGTTCCACTATCACATTTTTAGGAACATAAACCAATAGTCCGTCTTGTGCAAGCATTGTATTAAGAGCTGTAATGGCATCATCGTCAGTCTTAGCCAACCCTGCATAATACTTTTGTATCAAGTTTGGATTCTTAGCTGCTACATTGCTCAATGAGTCTATAACAACACCCTCAGGCAAAAGGCTTTTGGGTAATGACTTGGTATAAAATCCATCATTAACGACAAAGAACAATGATGTACTAAGATTTGGAACATCACACTTGAACGCATCATACGGATTTACAGGTATGTCGAGGCGATTTATGTTAAGACCATAATTGGGCTCAAACAGTGCCTGCATATCTGTATATTTGTATCTTTCGACCTTACGTGACGGAAAGCCCAATCGTTTGAAATCTTCAAAAGCCTTATCGCGCACAGTATTAAGCGGAGCAGCGCTATGGCTGAAGATCATATCACGGCATTCTCCGTATAAGTCGATATATTGTTTCTCACTTCCCATATTATTCTTCTCCTACTTCTTCCTTAATCCAGTCGTAACCGCGTGCCTCTATTTCTTGTGAGAGTTCAGGACCTGCTGTCTTTACTATACGGCCTTTGTATAGCACATGGATAACATTCGGTTTGATTATCTCAAGCAGACGCTCATAATGGGTAATGACTATGCAACTTGTTTCAGGAGTCTTCAGTTTGTTTACACCCTCTGCTACAATACGTAATGCGTCAACATCAAGTCCTGAATCTGTCTCATCAAGAATAGAAAGTTTCGGCTCAAGCATAGCCATCTGGAATATTTCATTGCGTTTTTTCTCACCACCGCTAAATCCTTCGTTCACAGAACGATTGGCCAGTTTACTATCCAGGTCTACTATTTTACGTCTCTCACGCATCAGTTTAAGGAACTCACCTGCATTGAGTGGCTCTTTACCCTGATACTTAAGTTTTTCATTGATAGCGGCACGCATAAAGTTTGTCATCGATACACCTGGTATCTCAACCGGGTATTGGAAAGAAAGGAACAGTCCTTCGTGAGCACGATCCTCCGGTTTCATCTGAAGAAGATCCTTGCCATTGAAGAACGCCTCACCTTCGGTTACCTCATACAGAGGATTGCCTACAAGTACAGCACTCAGGGTACTCTTACCAGAACCATTCGGTCCCATAATAGCATGTATTTCACCATCATTTATCGTGAGGTTGATACCTCGCAGTATTTCTTTATCGCCTATCTTGGCGTGAAGGTTTCTAACTTCTAACATATATATCGTTTTTATTATTATCCAACTGTTCCTTCGAGTGATACAGACAATAATTTCTGAGCCTCAACAGCGAACTCCATTGGCAATTTGTTTAATACTTCCTTTGCATATCCGTTTACTATCAGACCTACGGCCTGCTCTGTAGGTATACCACGCTGATTGCAGTAGAATAGCTGGTCTTCACTGATTTTACTAGTGGTTGCCTCATGCTCTACTATAGCCAAATCATTATGTATATCCATATAGGGGAATGTATGTGCACCGCAGTCACTTCCAAGCAACAGACTGTCACATGAACTGTAATTACGGGCATTGTCTGCATTGGCCGTTGCACGTACCAGACCTCTA comes from the Xylanibacter oryzae DSM 17970 genome and includes:
- the sufD gene encoding Fe-S cluster assembly protein SufD, with product MGSEKQYIDLYGECRDMIFSHSAAPLNTVRDKAFEDFKRLGFPSRKVERYKYTDMQALFEPNYGLNINRLDIPVNPYDAFKCDVPNLSTSLFFVVNDGFYTKSLPKSLLPEGVVIDSLSNVAAKNPNLIQKYYAGLAKTDDDAITALNTMLAQDGLLVYVPKNVIVERPVQVINILRSDVDLMANRRVLIIVEEGAEIKLLFCDHAADDCNFLTTQVIEAYVGDNAGLDLYCLEETHAKNVRVSNLYIDQQANSRVNHNIITLHNGVTRNRTDLVFNGEGAECNLCGCVIADKDQRVDNNTLIDHKVGHCSSHELYKYVLGDKSVGAFAGRVLVRHDAQKTTSQETNQNLCTTKNARMYTQPMLEIYADDVKCSHGSTVGQLNDAAMFYMRQRGISMDEAKLLLEFAFVNQVIDSIKLEPLRDRLHHLVEKRFRGELSKCEGCKLCK
- the sufC gene encoding Fe-S cluster assembly ATPase SufC; translated protein: MLEVRNLHAKIGDKEILRGINLTINDGEIHAIMGPNGSGKSTLSAVLVGNPLYEVTEGEAFFNGKDLLQMKPEDRAHEGLFLSFQYPVEIPGVSMTNFMRAAINEKLKYQGKEPLNAGEFLKLMRERRKIVDLDSKLANRSVNEGFSGGEKKRNEIFQMAMLEPKLSILDETDSGLDVDALRIVAEGVNKLKTPETSCIVITHYERLLEIIKPNVIHVLYKGRIVKTAGPELSQEIEARGYDWIKEEVGEE